One genomic segment of Stenotrophomonas sp. 704A1 includes these proteins:
- a CDS encoding response regulator transcription factor: protein MKIRIAAVDDHPVLLAGVQEIVAAHPEALELVAAVTDSTELVEVLSTRPVDVVVADFSIPGGRYGDGVALLRFLQRRFPQVRLVVLTGMESALVLRSIVAAGVRCIVGKSDPGRDLVPAIHAAMAGNDHLAASVQALLAQAVDDEEPIGELSRRESEVIRMYVEGLSVQEIAHRVGRSPKTISTQKVSALRKLGLENDAELYRYARSHGLVNASQHARGAPASAESIVSSENRAASDGSAERID from the coding sequence ATGAAGATCCGTATCGCAGCGGTCGACGATCACCCCGTGCTGCTGGCCGGGGTGCAGGAGATCGTCGCGGCGCACCCCGAGGCGCTTGAACTGGTGGCGGCGGTGACCGATTCCACCGAGCTGGTCGAGGTACTCAGCACCCGTCCGGTGGATGTGGTGGTGGCCGACTTCTCGATCCCCGGCGGCCGTTACGGCGACGGCGTGGCCCTGCTGCGTTTCCTGCAGCGGCGCTTCCCGCAGGTGCGGCTGGTGGTGCTGACCGGCATGGAGAGCGCCCTGGTGCTGCGCAGTATCGTTGCCGCAGGTGTGCGCTGCATCGTTGGCAAGTCCGACCCGGGGCGGGACCTGGTGCCGGCCATCCACGCGGCGATGGCCGGCAACGATCACCTGGCGGCGTCGGTGCAGGCGCTGCTGGCGCAGGCCGTGGACGACGAGGAGCCGATCGGAGAGCTGTCGCGCCGCGAGTCCGAGGTCATCCGCATGTATGTGGAAGGACTGAGTGTGCAGGAGATCGCGCACCGGGTCGGGCGCAGCCCGAAGACCATCAGTACCCAGAAGGTGTCGGCGCTGCGCAAGCTGGGCCTTGAGAACGATGCGGAGCTGTACCGCTATGCGCGTTCGCATGGCCTGGTCAATGCATCGCAGCACGCGCGCGGCGCACCGGCCAGCGCCGAATCGATAGTGTCCAGCGAAAATAGGGCCGCGTCCGATGGTAGTGCTGAACGCATTGACTAG
- a CDS encoding response regulator transcription factor: protein MSQTRTRIAIADDHAFIRMAIAAELDRMPGVELIGEASDSTELIKLLQSRPCDVLITDYAMPGGDDGDGMQLLERLHRTWPELRVIVMTGLDQTSMIQALYAAGATRILSKSDDVSHVQAAVQSAISNRRYLSPSILPLLPARRARAASLETLSPRELQVVRLILQGRSVNEIAEQLGRRKQTISTQKTSAMQKLGAGNDADLFRISAELGLDAEDTPAAD, encoded by the coding sequence ATGTCCCAGACACGTACCCGCATTGCCATTGCCGACGACCACGCCTTCATCCGCATGGCCATCGCCGCGGAACTGGACCGGATGCCCGGCGTGGAGCTGATCGGCGAGGCAAGCGACTCGACCGAGCTGATCAAACTGCTCCAGTCCCGTCCATGCGACGTGCTCATCACCGATTACGCCATGCCCGGCGGCGACGACGGTGATGGCATGCAGCTGCTGGAACGGTTGCACAGGACATGGCCGGAGCTGCGCGTGATCGTCATGACCGGGCTGGACCAGACATCGATGATCCAGGCCCTGTACGCCGCCGGTGCCACCCGCATCCTCAGCAAGTCCGACGATGTCAGCCATGTGCAGGCGGCGGTGCAGAGCGCGATCTCCAACCGGCGCTACCTGTCGCCCAGCATCCTGCCACTGCTGCCGGCCCGGCGCGCACGCGCCGCCTCGCTGGAGACGCTGTCGCCGCGCGAACTGCAGGTGGTACGGCTGATCCTGCAGGGCCGGTCGGTCAACGAGATCGCCGAACAGCTGGGCCGCCGCAAGCAGACCATCAGCACGCAGAAGACCTCGGCCATGCAGAAACTCGGCGCGGGCAACGATGCGGACCTGTTCCGCATCTCCGCCGAGCTTGGCCTGGACGCCGAAGACACACCTGCAGCGGATTGA
- a CDS encoding response regulator: MMRTSAPLSDEPGTTTAHGEAAHLADLRRLRRRLLFGGGALLTLLILTATVFSAMARIRDFHANQHQAFMEGLAAVDYFLFQRDRAYAGSINANDVLWTARRDQLEASGTLLIERFRAQGEAMLVTARIPSAVPWLVLGLPGHELPDDDLAAYLGMIEEYSAYTMATITWQEGSSGGALYGYEPQGRLLAVAGVQNEEQLLRALGASTREQAFARLMGNETAVRRALPQRGPVNSAAGGGRLQSRYGESPFTRTPALVGTITLADGTTPYFRRVVYEPVENIRTRLDARQAGAFLVATQDQRTVLVNGTLSDDEIAGMKRWAAALGNTGVTHGRIAGQYVLGGRVKGVDWRLVHAYRWSDVWAATGGALSWHVFTALAIIGLLWWILLRMDRRLFAPALADAFRVYESQALSRAIIDTSPVGLALIAVDTGQPLLQNEHALQLVGDDAQAIPVMYADLARRAAAQPGHGPFVLPWPAEAADGQRQLEAGMARTSFHDQQVWLCTLRDVTAQMELEQRLRQAREDSEAAREMAEAASRAKSVFVAHMSHEIRTPLNGVLGHLELLGRSSLQPAQRERLLRIRQSADTLMGIISDVLDFSKIEAGQLDVEATPFLLRPLIEQAALLYAPAATRKGLKLYCQVLAAPGAEPVADVHRIRQILNNLLSNAVKFTESGRVLVRASLLDVNDGGARLELQVVDSGIGMAAEELAQLFQPFQQADASIARRYGGSGLGLALCQQLAHALGGAITAESTQGVGSVFTLQVPVQLRQAAAVAAQPLQGRVITVLSASAEWREEIPRLLQEWGARTIVLDRPSAFNEETAGDTLLLVGERRAWEAEDEQCLLSAHARRIRAYANGPLAAETRDGDLHVSCYSSAALLTALVSAETAPVPPPTTTVPAPVAEAPVPGAPEPPMMARGHVLLVEDNPVNRELIQQQLEELGYQVDAADNGQSALAMWRDDAYQAVLTDINMPVMDGYTFAQALRAHGSKVPILAVTATALASERQRCRQAGIDDLLLKPMDLRRLEEGLRRHVRRPGASTSAPSTTRPAVSARLRQVFVDSAGEDLRKLEQAHAENDMDAVLDRLHAFKGALMMMGERALGERAGMLERELRDQRPLPTGVLEALMQDLQRRVADYRRQIEGDDHA, encoded by the coding sequence ATGATGCGTACTTCCGCTCCCCTCTCCGACGAACCAGGCACCACCACGGCGCACGGCGAAGCGGCGCATCTGGCCGATCTGCGCCGGCTGCGGCGGCGCCTGCTGTTCGGCGGCGGTGCGCTGCTCACCCTGCTGATCCTGACGGCGACGGTGTTCAGCGCGATGGCACGCATCCGTGACTTCCATGCCAACCAGCACCAGGCGTTCATGGAAGGCCTGGCGGCGGTGGACTATTTCCTGTTCCAGCGTGATCGCGCCTATGCCGGCTCGATCAACGCCAACGATGTGCTGTGGACCGCGCGGCGCGATCAGCTGGAAGCCTCCGGCACGCTGCTGATCGAGCGTTTCCGCGCCCAGGGCGAAGCGATGCTGGTGACCGCACGGATTCCGTCAGCGGTGCCGTGGCTGGTGCTGGGGTTGCCCGGTCATGAGTTGCCCGACGATGACCTGGCGGCCTACCTTGGCATGATCGAGGAATACTCGGCCTACACCATGGCCACCATCACCTGGCAGGAGGGTTCCAGTGGTGGGGCGCTGTATGGCTATGAGCCGCAGGGACGATTGCTGGCGGTGGCCGGCGTGCAGAATGAAGAACAGCTGCTGCGCGCACTGGGCGCGAGCACCCGCGAGCAGGCGTTCGCGCGACTGATGGGGAACGAGACCGCCGTGCGGCGTGCGCTGCCACAACGCGGGCCGGTGAACAGCGCGGCCGGTGGCGGCCGGCTGCAGTCCCGGTACGGCGAGAGCCCCTTCACCCGTACGCCGGCGCTGGTGGGCACGATCACCCTGGCCGACGGCACGACCCCGTACTTCCGGCGGGTGGTGTATGAGCCGGTGGAGAACATCCGCACCCGCCTGGACGCACGCCAAGCCGGCGCCTTCCTGGTCGCCACCCAGGACCAGCGCACGGTCCTGGTCAACGGCACCCTGTCCGACGACGAAATCGCCGGCATGAAGCGCTGGGCGGCCGCCCTGGGCAATACGGGCGTCACTCACGGCCGGATTGCCGGGCAGTACGTGCTGGGCGGCCGGGTGAAGGGGGTCGACTGGCGGCTGGTGCACGCCTACCGCTGGTCGGACGTCTGGGCTGCCACAGGAGGCGCACTCAGCTGGCATGTGTTCACCGCGCTGGCGATCATCGGCCTGCTCTGGTGGATCCTTCTGCGCATGGACCGGCGCCTGTTCGCCCCAGCACTGGCCGACGCCTTCCGGGTATACGAGAGCCAGGCCCTCAGCCGCGCCATCATCGATACCTCGCCGGTGGGTCTGGCCCTGATCGCCGTGGATACCGGCCAGCCGCTGCTGCAGAACGAGCACGCGCTGCAGCTGGTGGGCGATGACGCGCAGGCGATCCCAGTGATGTATGCCGACCTCGCCCGACGTGCCGCTGCGCAGCCGGGGCACGGGCCGTTCGTGCTGCCTTGGCCGGCCGAGGCGGCAGACGGCCAGCGCCAGCTGGAAGCAGGCATGGCGCGGACGAGCTTCCACGACCAGCAGGTCTGGCTGTGTACGCTGCGCGATGTCACCGCGCAGATGGAACTTGAGCAGCGTCTACGCCAGGCCCGCGAGGATTCGGAAGCTGCACGCGAGATGGCCGAAGCGGCAAGCCGCGCCAAGAGCGTGTTCGTCGCGCACATGAGTCATGAGATCAGGACGCCGCTCAATGGCGTGCTGGGCCACCTGGAGCTGCTGGGGCGCTCATCGCTGCAGCCGGCACAACGCGAACGGCTGCTGCGCATCCGCCAATCGGCCGACACGCTGATGGGGATCATCAGCGACGTGCTGGACTTCTCCAAGATCGAAGCCGGGCAGCTGGACGTGGAGGCCACTCCGTTTCTGCTGCGGCCGCTGATCGAACAGGCGGCGCTGCTGTATGCCCCGGCAGCGACCCGCAAGGGCCTGAAGCTGTATTGCCAGGTGCTTGCCGCGCCCGGTGCGGAGCCTGTGGCCGACGTGCATCGCATCCGCCAGATCCTCAACAACCTGCTCAGCAATGCGGTCAAGTTCACCGAATCCGGGCGGGTGCTGGTGCGCGCCTCGCTGCTTGATGTGAACGACGGCGGCGCGCGGCTGGAGCTGCAGGTGGTGGATTCGGGCATCGGCATGGCGGCGGAGGAACTGGCGCAATTGTTCCAGCCCTTCCAGCAGGCCGATGCCAGCATCGCGCGCCGCTATGGGGGCAGCGGGCTGGGCCTGGCCCTGTGCCAGCAGCTCGCGCATGCGCTGGGCGGTGCGATCACTGCCGAAAGTACCCAGGGCGTGGGCAGTGTGTTCACCCTGCAGGTGCCGGTGCAGCTGCGCCAGGCAGCGGCTGTTGCGGCGCAGCCATTGCAGGGGCGGGTCATTACCGTGCTGTCCGCATCGGCGGAGTGGCGCGAGGAAATTCCACGCCTGCTGCAGGAGTGGGGCGCGCGCACGATCGTGCTCGATCGCCCTTCGGCGTTCAATGAGGAGACCGCTGGCGATACGCTGCTGCTGGTCGGCGAGCGCCGGGCCTGGGAAGCCGAGGACGAGCAATGCCTGCTCAGTGCGCATGCGCGTCGCATCCGCGCCTATGCCAACGGGCCGCTGGCGGCGGAAACGCGCGACGGCGATCTGCATGTTTCCTGCTATTCCAGCGCCGCGCTGCTGACCGCGTTGGTCTCGGCCGAGACCGCACCGGTCCCACCACCGACAACGACCGTACCAGCACCGGTGGCTGAAGCGCCGGTGCCGGGCGCGCCGGAGCCGCCGATGATGGCTCGCGGCCATGTGCTGCTGGTGGAAGACAATCCGGTCAACCGCGAGCTGATCCAGCAACAGCTGGAGGAACTGGGGTACCAGGTGGATGCCGCCGACAACGGCCAGAGTGCCCTGGCGATGTGGCGCGACGACGCCTACCAGGCGGTACTGACCGACATCAACATGCCGGTGATGGATGGCTACACCTTCGCCCAGGCGCTGCGCGCTCACGGCAGCAAGGTGCCGATCCTGGCGGTGACAGCCACCGCGCTCGCCAGCGAGCGGCAGCGCTGCCGCCAGGCCGGCATTGACGATCTGCTGCTGAAACCGATGGATCTGCGGCGGCTGGAGGAAGGGCTGCGCCGTCATGTGCGGCGCCCGGGCGCGTCCACGTCGGCACCGTCAACGACACGCCCGGCGGTATCGGCGCGGCTGCGCCAGGTGTTCGTGGACAGCGCAGGCGAGGACCTGAGGAAGCTGGAGCAGGCGCATGCCGAGAATGACATGGACGCAGTGCTCGACCGCCTGCATGCGTTCAAGGGCGCGCTGATGATGATGGGCGAGCGTGCACTTGGTGAACGCGCGGGGATGCTTGAGCGTGAGCTGCGCGACCAGCGGCCATTGCCGACGGGTGTGCTGGAGGCGTTGATGCAGGACCTCCAGCGACGGGTGGCGGACTACCGCCGCCAGATCGAAGGCGACGACCATGCGTGA